In Desulfobaccales bacterium, the following proteins share a genomic window:
- a CDS encoding PEP-CTERM sorting domain-containing protein — translation MKKMCYLLILIFISIVTTINPVKADTIYYLWQFDADEATNVNYLRMGKPADNSFDFILYIFTNINDLNSYLKIMDTTQKFSYIHFTNENGIWYAGDKSGDKDLSLGNSPQFYIAFYYNGSYIYQYDIEGGETNYLITVSSGDLVDFIFSGDAFIVETAAPPPVPLPGSALLLGSGLLGLALVWRRQQRRR, via the coding sequence ATGAAAAAGATGTGTTATTTATTAATTTTAATTTTTATTTCCATAGTTACCACGATAAACCCTGTAAAAGCTGATACAATATATTATTTATGGCAATTTGATGCGGATGAGGCAACGAATGTTAATTATTTGAGAATGGGCAAGCCAGCTGACAATTCATTTGATTTTATTTTATACATTTTTACGAATATTAACGACCTTAATTCTTATTTGAAAATAATGGATACCACACAAAAATTTTCATATATACATTTTACAAATGAAAATGGTATATGGTATGCAGGAGATAAATCAGGGGATAAAGATCTATCATTAGGAAATTCTCCTCAATTTTATATAGCGTTTTATTATAATGGCAGTTATATTTACCAATATGATATTGAAGGCGGTGAAACAAACTATCTCATAACGGTATCTTCTGGTGATTTAGTTGATTTTATATTTTCTGGCGACGCCTTTATTGTGGAAACAGCTGCTCCACCCCCCGTCCCCCTCCCCGGCTCCGCCCTGCTGCTGGGGAGCGGCCTCCTGGGGCTGGCCTTGGTCTGGCGCCGCCAGCAGCGCCGGCGTTAA